A stretch of Mus caroli chromosome 5, CAROLI_EIJ_v1.1, whole genome shotgun sequence DNA encodes these proteins:
- the Agbl5 gene encoding cytosolic carboxypeptidase-like protein 5 isoform X6 gives MLFSYSQVSLFLFPAPCSVFPASGRRAVNRLQRRRLVSRTRRWPAEAPKRPPHSSQGLCGARGCFPSPTMELRCGGLLFSSRFDSGNLAHVEKVETVSSDGEGVGGVATTPASGSAASPDYEFNVWTRPDCAETEYENGNRSWFYFSVRGGTPGKLIKINIMNMNKQSKLYSQGMAPFVRTLPSRPRWERIRERPTFEMTETQFVLSFVHRFVEGRGATTFFAFCYPFSYSDCQDLLSQLDQRFPENYSTHSSPLDSIYYHRELLCYSLDGLRVDLLTITSCHGLRDDREPRLEQLFPDLGTPRPFRFTGKRIFFLSSRVHPGETPSSFVFNGFLDFILRPDDPRAQTLRRLFVFKLIPMLNPDGVVRGHYRTDSRGVNLNRQYLKPDAVLHPAIYGAKAVLLYHHVHSRLNAKSPTNQQPTLHLPPEAPLSDLEKANNLHSEAHLGQSPDGENPATWPETEPAEEKTDPVWIMPQPIPELEEPAPDTIPPKESGVAYYVDLHGHASKRGCFMYGNSFSDESTQVENMLYPKLISLNSAHFDFQGCNFSEKNMYARDRRDGQSKEGSGRVAIYKASGIIHSYTLECNYNTGRSVNSIPAACHDNGRATPPPPPAFPSRYTVELFEQVGRAMAIAALDMAECNPWPRIVLSEHSSLTNLRAWMLRHVRNSRGLTSAGNMGASKKRGARTPPKSNNSLPGSCSENALSRVRSFSTGTSTGGSSSSQQNSPQMKNSPSFPFHGSRTAGLPGLGSSTQKVSHRVLGPVREPRCSDRRRRQQPLNHRPTTNSLAPSPTLASSGPTSSRNMGSCLLPNSLSLSGSSCSFSSSGDKPEAVMVIGKSLLGAGARIPCIRTRLQTCQRRVSARRGPGFPRLGPGWAGAHRRLAEG, from the exons ATGCTATTTTCTTATTCGCAGGTAagtcttttcctgtttcctgctCCCTGCTCTGTCTTTCCCGCCTCGGGGAGGCGGGCCGTTAACCGCCTACAGAGAAGACGCCTTGTGAGCCGCACTCGGCGGTGGCCCGCGGAAGCCCCCAAACGGCCCCCTCACAG ctctCAGGGCCTGTGTGGGGCAAGAGGATGCTTTCCCAGCCCCACCATGGAGCTGCGCTGTGGGGGATTGCTGTTCAGTTCTCGCTTTGATTCAGGGAACCTAGCCCATGTGGAAAAGGTGGAGACTGTGTCTAGTGATGGGGAAGGCGTAGGAGGGGTAGCAACAACCCCCGCTAGTGGTTCTGCTGCTTCCCCTGACTATGAGTTCAACGTGTGGACCCGGCCTGACTGTGCTGAAACGGAATATGAAAATGGCAACAG GTCATGGTTCTACTTCAGTGTCCGGGGAGGGACTCCAGGGAAGCTTATCAAGATCAACATTATGAACATGAACAAGCAAAGCAAACTGTATTCCCAAGGCATGGCCCCCTTTGTGCGCACACTGCCTTCCCGGCCACGCTGGGAACGCATTAGAGAGCGGCCCACCTTTGAG atgacagagacacagtttgTGCTGTCCTTTGTCCACCGTTTCGTGGAGGGCCGGGGAGCCACCACCTTCTTCGCCTTCTGCTACCCCTTCTCCTACAGCGACTGCCAGGATCTGCTGAGCCAGCTAGACCAGCGCTTTCCAGAGAATTACTCTACCCATAGCAG TCCTCTGGATAGCATTTATTACCACCGAGAGCTGCTCTGCTACTCTCTGGATGGACTTCGTGTAGATCTACTAACAATCACTTCCTGCCATGGGCTTCGAGATGACCGGGAGCCCCGTCTAGAGCAGCTATTTCCTGATCTCGGCACTCCCCGACCATTCCGTTTCACAGGCAAAAGG ATATTCTTCTTAAGCAGTAGGGTACACCCTGGAGAGACTCCATCTAGCTTTGTGTTCAATGGCTTTCTGGACTTCATCCTTCGACCTGATGATCCCCGGGCACAAACTCTCCGTCGactctttgtttttaagttgATTCCCATGTTAAACCCTGATGGTGTGGTCCGGGGCCACTACCG CACGGACTCCCGTGGAGTGAATCTGAACCGTCAGTACTTGAAGCCTGATGCCGTCCTGCACCCGGCCATCTATGGCGCCAAAGCTGTGCTGCTTTATCATCACGTACACTCGAGGCTCAACGCCAAGAGTCCCACGAACCAGCAACCCACTCTCCATCTCCCTCCGGAAGCTCCTCTCTCTGACCTCGAGAAAGCCAATAATCTCCACAGTGAAGCTCACCTTGGGCAGTCACCGGATGGGGAAAACCCTGCGACTTGGCCTGAGACAGAGCCAGCAGAAGAGAAGACTGACCCTGTGTGGATTATGCCACAGCCAATTCCTGAACTCGAGGAGCCAGCCCCTGACACCATCCCCCCAAAAGAGAGTGGTGTTGCTTACTATGTAGACTTGCACGGACATGCTTCCAAAAGGGGCTGCTTCATGTATGGCAACAGCTTTAGTGACGAGAGCACCCAG GTGGAAAACATGCTATATCCAAAGCTCATCTCCTTGAATTCAGCCCACTTTGACTTCCAGGGCTGCAATTTCTCAGAGAAGAACATGTATGCCCGAGACCGTAGAGATGGCCAGTCCAAAGAGGGAAGCGGCCGTGTCGCAATCTACAAAGCCTCAGGGATAATCCACAG CTACACACTTGAATGCAACTACAACACTGGACGCTCAGTCAACAGCATCCCTGCTGCCTGCCATGACAACGGGCGagccaccccccctccccctccagcttTCCCCTCCAGATACACTGTGGAACTGTTTGAGCAG GTGGGGCGAGCTATGGCCATCGCAGCTCTGGACATGGCAGAGTGTAACCCGTGGCCCCGAATTGTGCTGTCGGAACACAGCAGCCTCACCAATTTGCGAGCCTGGATGCTGAGGCACGTGCGCAACAGCAGAGGGCTGACCAGTGCTGGGAACATGGGCGCGAGCAAGAAGCGAGGGGCTCGAACCCCTCCCAAAAGCAACAa CAGCTTGCCTGGTTCCTGCTCTGAAAATGCTCTGAGCCGGGTTCGCAGTTTTAGCACCGGCACGAGTactggtggcagcagcagcagccaacaAAACTCTCCACAGATGAAGAACTCTCCCAGCTTCCCTTTTCATGGCAGTCGGACTGCGGGGCTACCAGGCCTGGGCTCTAGCACCCAAAAGGTCAGCCATCGGGTGCTGGGCCCTGTCAGAG AGCCCCGATGCTCAGACCGAAGGCGGCGGCAGCAGCCACTGAACCATCGCCCTACCACAAACAGCCTGGCCCCCTCCCCAACTCTGGCTAGTTCTGGCCCAACCTCCTCACGAAACATGGGCTCCTGCCTCCTACCCAATTCACTCAGCTTATCAG GGAGCAGCTGCTCATTCTCGTCTTCAGGGGACAAGCCAGAGGCTGTCATGGTGATTGGGAAAAGCCTACTAGGGGCTGGTGCTCGGATCCCTTGCATTAGGACTCGATTGCAG acctgccagaggagagtttcCGCCAGGAGGGGTCCCGGATTCCCCAG GCTAGGCCCAGGTTGGGCCGGAGCTCACCGCCGACTCGCAGAGGGATGA
- the Agbl5 gene encoding cytosolic carboxypeptidase-like protein 5 isoform X4 has translation MLFSYSQVSLFLFPAPCSVFPASGRRAVNRLQRRRLVSRTRRWPAEAPKRPPHSSQGLCGARGCFPSPTMELRCGGLLFSSRFDSGNLAHVEKVETVSSDGEGVGGVATTPASGSAASPDYEFNVWTRPDCAETEYENGNRSWFYFSVRGGTPGKLIKINIMNMNKQSKLYSQGMAPFVRTLPSRPRWERIRERPTFELGSKLSPCFSKPEEAGSHVESVRGRELVKMTETQFVLSFVHRFVEGRGATTFFAFCYPFSYSDCQDLLSQLDQRFPENYSTHSSPLDSIYYHRELLCYSLDGLRVDLLTITSCHGLRDDREPRLEQLFPDLGTPRPFRFTGKRIFFLSSRVHPGETPSSFVFNGFLDFILRPDDPRAQTLRRLFVFKLIPMLNPDGVVRGHYRTDSRGVNLNRQYLKPDAVLHPAIYGAKAVLLYHHVHSRLNAKSPTNQQPTLHLPPEAPLSDLEKANNLHSEAHLGQSPDGENPATWPETEPAEEKTDPVWIMPQPIPELEEPAPDTIPPKESGVAYYVDLHGHASKRGCFMYGNSFSDESTQVENMLYPKLISLNSAHFDFQGCNFSEKNMYARDRRDGQSKEGSGRVAIYKASGIIHSYTLECNYNTGRSVNSIPAACHDNGRATPPPPPAFPSRYTVELFEQVGRAMAIAALDMAECNPWPRIVLSEHSSLTNLRAWMLRHVRNSRGLTSAGNMGASKKRGARTPPKSNNSLPGSCSENALSRVRSFSTGTSTGGSSSSQQNSPQMKNSPSFPFHGSRTAGLPGLGSSTQKVSHRVLGPVREPRCSDRRRRQQPLNHRPTTNSLAPSPTLASSGPTSSRNMGSCLLPNSLSLSGSSCSFSSSGDKPEAVMVIGKSLLGAGARIPCIRTRLQTCQRRVSARRGPGFPRLGPGWAGAHRRLAEG, from the exons ATGCTATTTTCTTATTCGCAGGTAagtcttttcctgtttcctgctCCCTGCTCTGTCTTTCCCGCCTCGGGGAGGCGGGCCGTTAACCGCCTACAGAGAAGACGCCTTGTGAGCCGCACTCGGCGGTGGCCCGCGGAAGCCCCCAAACGGCCCCCTCACAG ctctCAGGGCCTGTGTGGGGCAAGAGGATGCTTTCCCAGCCCCACCATGGAGCTGCGCTGTGGGGGATTGCTGTTCAGTTCTCGCTTTGATTCAGGGAACCTAGCCCATGTGGAAAAGGTGGAGACTGTGTCTAGTGATGGGGAAGGCGTAGGAGGGGTAGCAACAACCCCCGCTAGTGGTTCTGCTGCTTCCCCTGACTATGAGTTCAACGTGTGGACCCGGCCTGACTGTGCTGAAACGGAATATGAAAATGGCAACAG GTCATGGTTCTACTTCAGTGTCCGGGGAGGGACTCCAGGGAAGCTTATCAAGATCAACATTATGAACATGAACAAGCAAAGCAAACTGTATTCCCAAGGCATGGCCCCCTTTGTGCGCACACTGCCTTCCCGGCCACGCTGGGAACGCATTAGAGAGCGGCCCACCTTTGAG CTGGGGTCCAAGCTGAGCCCCTGCTTCAGCAAGCCTGAAGAAGCTGGTTCTCATGTGGAGAGTGTCAGAGGGAGGGAGTTGGTAAAG atgacagagacacagtttgTGCTGTCCTTTGTCCACCGTTTCGTGGAGGGCCGGGGAGCCACCACCTTCTTCGCCTTCTGCTACCCCTTCTCCTACAGCGACTGCCAGGATCTGCTGAGCCAGCTAGACCAGCGCTTTCCAGAGAATTACTCTACCCATAGCAG TCCTCTGGATAGCATTTATTACCACCGAGAGCTGCTCTGCTACTCTCTGGATGGACTTCGTGTAGATCTACTAACAATCACTTCCTGCCATGGGCTTCGAGATGACCGGGAGCCCCGTCTAGAGCAGCTATTTCCTGATCTCGGCACTCCCCGACCATTCCGTTTCACAGGCAAAAGG ATATTCTTCTTAAGCAGTAGGGTACACCCTGGAGAGACTCCATCTAGCTTTGTGTTCAATGGCTTTCTGGACTTCATCCTTCGACCTGATGATCCCCGGGCACAAACTCTCCGTCGactctttgtttttaagttgATTCCCATGTTAAACCCTGATGGTGTGGTCCGGGGCCACTACCG CACGGACTCCCGTGGAGTGAATCTGAACCGTCAGTACTTGAAGCCTGATGCCGTCCTGCACCCGGCCATCTATGGCGCCAAAGCTGTGCTGCTTTATCATCACGTACACTCGAGGCTCAACGCCAAGAGTCCCACGAACCAGCAACCCACTCTCCATCTCCCTCCGGAAGCTCCTCTCTCTGACCTCGAGAAAGCCAATAATCTCCACAGTGAAGCTCACCTTGGGCAGTCACCGGATGGGGAAAACCCTGCGACTTGGCCTGAGACAGAGCCAGCAGAAGAGAAGACTGACCCTGTGTGGATTATGCCACAGCCAATTCCTGAACTCGAGGAGCCAGCCCCTGACACCATCCCCCCAAAAGAGAGTGGTGTTGCTTACTATGTAGACTTGCACGGACATGCTTCCAAAAGGGGCTGCTTCATGTATGGCAACAGCTTTAGTGACGAGAGCACCCAG GTGGAAAACATGCTATATCCAAAGCTCATCTCCTTGAATTCAGCCCACTTTGACTTCCAGGGCTGCAATTTCTCAGAGAAGAACATGTATGCCCGAGACCGTAGAGATGGCCAGTCCAAAGAGGGAAGCGGCCGTGTCGCAATCTACAAAGCCTCAGGGATAATCCACAG CTACACACTTGAATGCAACTACAACACTGGACGCTCAGTCAACAGCATCCCTGCTGCCTGCCATGACAACGGGCGagccaccccccctccccctccagcttTCCCCTCCAGATACACTGTGGAACTGTTTGAGCAG GTGGGGCGAGCTATGGCCATCGCAGCTCTGGACATGGCAGAGTGTAACCCGTGGCCCCGAATTGTGCTGTCGGAACACAGCAGCCTCACCAATTTGCGAGCCTGGATGCTGAGGCACGTGCGCAACAGCAGAGGGCTGACCAGTGCTGGGAACATGGGCGCGAGCAAGAAGCGAGGGGCTCGAACCCCTCCCAAAAGCAACAa CAGCTTGCCTGGTTCCTGCTCTGAAAATGCTCTGAGCCGGGTTCGCAGTTTTAGCACCGGCACGAGTactggtggcagcagcagcagccaacaAAACTCTCCACAGATGAAGAACTCTCCCAGCTTCCCTTTTCATGGCAGTCGGACTGCGGGGCTACCAGGCCTGGGCTCTAGCACCCAAAAGGTCAGCCATCGGGTGCTGGGCCCTGTCAGAG AGCCCCGATGCTCAGACCGAAGGCGGCGGCAGCAGCCACTGAACCATCGCCCTACCACAAACAGCCTGGCCCCCTCCCCAACTCTGGCTAGTTCTGGCCCAACCTCCTCACGAAACATGGGCTCCTGCCTCCTACCCAATTCACTCAGCTTATCAG GGAGCAGCTGCTCATTCTCGTCTTCAGGGGACAAGCCAGAGGCTGTCATGGTGATTGGGAAAAGCCTACTAGGGGCTGGTGCTCGGATCCCTTGCATTAGGACTCGATTGCAG acctgccagaggagagtttcCGCCAGGAGGGGTCCCGGATTCCCCAG GCTAGGCCCAGGTTGGGCCGGAGCTCACCGCCGACTCGCAGAGGGATGA
- the Agbl5 gene encoding cytosolic carboxypeptidase-like protein 5 isoform X1, with protein sequence MLFSYSQVSLFLFPAPCSVFPASGRRAVNRLQRRRLVSRTRRWPAEAPKRPPHSSQGLCGARGCFPSPTMELRCGGLLFSSRFDSGNLAHVEKVETVSSDGEGVGGVATTPASGSAASPDYEFNVWTRPDCAETEYENGNRSWFYFSVRGGTPGKLIKINIMNMNKQSKLYSQGMAPFVRTLPSRPRWERIRERPTFELGSKLSPCFSKPEEAGSHVESVRGRELVKMTETQFVLSFVHRFVEGRGATTFFAFCYPFSYSDCQDLLSQLDQRFPENYSTHSSPLDSIYYHRELLCYSLDGLRVDLLTITSCHGLRDDREPRLEQLFPDLGTPRPFRFTGKRIFFLSSRVHPGETPSSFVFNGFLDFILRPDDPRAQTLRRLFVFKLIPMLNPDGVVRGHYRTDSRGVNLNRQYLKPDAVLHPAIYGAKAVLLYHHVHSRLNAKSPTNQQPTLHLPPEAPLSDLEKANNLHSEAHLGQSPDGENPATWPETEPAEEKTDPVWIMPQPIPELEEPAPDTIPPKESGVAYYVDLHGHASKRGCFMYGNSFSDESTQVENMLYPKLISLNSAHFDFQGCNFSEKNMYARDRRDGQSKEGSGRVAIYKASGIIHSYTLECNYNTGRSVNSIPAACHDNGRATPPPPPAFPSRYTVELFEQVGRAMAIAALDMAECNPWPRIVLSEHSSLTNLRAWMLRHVRNSRGLTSAGNMGASKKRGARTPPKSNNSLPGSCSENALSRVRSFSTGTSTGGSSSSQQNSPQMKNSPSFPFHGSRTAGLPGLGSSTQKVSHRVLGPVREPRCSDRRRRQQPLNHRPTTNSLAPSPTLASSGPTSSRNMGSCLLPNSLSLSGSSCSFSSSGDKPEAVMVIGKSLLGAGARIPCIRTRLQARPRLGRSSPPTRRGMRGSSPTSPIPQTRESSELEPGPHSATPGLPQAGPPRPRSAPAFSPISCTLSDSPSRICYSRGLLNQCEVCFVPKSPPFTISPRV encoded by the exons ATGCTATTTTCTTATTCGCAGGTAagtcttttcctgtttcctgctCCCTGCTCTGTCTTTCCCGCCTCGGGGAGGCGGGCCGTTAACCGCCTACAGAGAAGACGCCTTGTGAGCCGCACTCGGCGGTGGCCCGCGGAAGCCCCCAAACGGCCCCCTCACAG ctctCAGGGCCTGTGTGGGGCAAGAGGATGCTTTCCCAGCCCCACCATGGAGCTGCGCTGTGGGGGATTGCTGTTCAGTTCTCGCTTTGATTCAGGGAACCTAGCCCATGTGGAAAAGGTGGAGACTGTGTCTAGTGATGGGGAAGGCGTAGGAGGGGTAGCAACAACCCCCGCTAGTGGTTCTGCTGCTTCCCCTGACTATGAGTTCAACGTGTGGACCCGGCCTGACTGTGCTGAAACGGAATATGAAAATGGCAACAG GTCATGGTTCTACTTCAGTGTCCGGGGAGGGACTCCAGGGAAGCTTATCAAGATCAACATTATGAACATGAACAAGCAAAGCAAACTGTATTCCCAAGGCATGGCCCCCTTTGTGCGCACACTGCCTTCCCGGCCACGCTGGGAACGCATTAGAGAGCGGCCCACCTTTGAG CTGGGGTCCAAGCTGAGCCCCTGCTTCAGCAAGCCTGAAGAAGCTGGTTCTCATGTGGAGAGTGTCAGAGGGAGGGAGTTGGTAAAG atgacagagacacagtttgTGCTGTCCTTTGTCCACCGTTTCGTGGAGGGCCGGGGAGCCACCACCTTCTTCGCCTTCTGCTACCCCTTCTCCTACAGCGACTGCCAGGATCTGCTGAGCCAGCTAGACCAGCGCTTTCCAGAGAATTACTCTACCCATAGCAG TCCTCTGGATAGCATTTATTACCACCGAGAGCTGCTCTGCTACTCTCTGGATGGACTTCGTGTAGATCTACTAACAATCACTTCCTGCCATGGGCTTCGAGATGACCGGGAGCCCCGTCTAGAGCAGCTATTTCCTGATCTCGGCACTCCCCGACCATTCCGTTTCACAGGCAAAAGG ATATTCTTCTTAAGCAGTAGGGTACACCCTGGAGAGACTCCATCTAGCTTTGTGTTCAATGGCTTTCTGGACTTCATCCTTCGACCTGATGATCCCCGGGCACAAACTCTCCGTCGactctttgtttttaagttgATTCCCATGTTAAACCCTGATGGTGTGGTCCGGGGCCACTACCG CACGGACTCCCGTGGAGTGAATCTGAACCGTCAGTACTTGAAGCCTGATGCCGTCCTGCACCCGGCCATCTATGGCGCCAAAGCTGTGCTGCTTTATCATCACGTACACTCGAGGCTCAACGCCAAGAGTCCCACGAACCAGCAACCCACTCTCCATCTCCCTCCGGAAGCTCCTCTCTCTGACCTCGAGAAAGCCAATAATCTCCACAGTGAAGCTCACCTTGGGCAGTCACCGGATGGGGAAAACCCTGCGACTTGGCCTGAGACAGAGCCAGCAGAAGAGAAGACTGACCCTGTGTGGATTATGCCACAGCCAATTCCTGAACTCGAGGAGCCAGCCCCTGACACCATCCCCCCAAAAGAGAGTGGTGTTGCTTACTATGTAGACTTGCACGGACATGCTTCCAAAAGGGGCTGCTTCATGTATGGCAACAGCTTTAGTGACGAGAGCACCCAG GTGGAAAACATGCTATATCCAAAGCTCATCTCCTTGAATTCAGCCCACTTTGACTTCCAGGGCTGCAATTTCTCAGAGAAGAACATGTATGCCCGAGACCGTAGAGATGGCCAGTCCAAAGAGGGAAGCGGCCGTGTCGCAATCTACAAAGCCTCAGGGATAATCCACAG CTACACACTTGAATGCAACTACAACACTGGACGCTCAGTCAACAGCATCCCTGCTGCCTGCCATGACAACGGGCGagccaccccccctccccctccagcttTCCCCTCCAGATACACTGTGGAACTGTTTGAGCAG GTGGGGCGAGCTATGGCCATCGCAGCTCTGGACATGGCAGAGTGTAACCCGTGGCCCCGAATTGTGCTGTCGGAACACAGCAGCCTCACCAATTTGCGAGCCTGGATGCTGAGGCACGTGCGCAACAGCAGAGGGCTGACCAGTGCTGGGAACATGGGCGCGAGCAAGAAGCGAGGGGCTCGAACCCCTCCCAAAAGCAACAa CAGCTTGCCTGGTTCCTGCTCTGAAAATGCTCTGAGCCGGGTTCGCAGTTTTAGCACCGGCACGAGTactggtggcagcagcagcagccaacaAAACTCTCCACAGATGAAGAACTCTCCCAGCTTCCCTTTTCATGGCAGTCGGACTGCGGGGCTACCAGGCCTGGGCTCTAGCACCCAAAAGGTCAGCCATCGGGTGCTGGGCCCTGTCAGAG AGCCCCGATGCTCAGACCGAAGGCGGCGGCAGCAGCCACTGAACCATCGCCCTACCACAAACAGCCTGGCCCCCTCCCCAACTCTGGCTAGTTCTGGCCCAACCTCCTCACGAAACATGGGCTCCTGCCTCCTACCCAATTCACTCAGCTTATCAG GGAGCAGCTGCTCATTCTCGTCTTCAGGGGACAAGCCAGAGGCTGTCATGGTGATTGGGAAAAGCCTACTAGGGGCTGGTGCTCGGATCCCTTGCATTAGGACTCGATTGCAG GCTAGGCCCAGGTTGGGCCGGAGCTCACCGCCGACTCGCAGAGGGATGAGAGGTTCAAGCCccacatcccccatcccccagacCAGAGAGAGCAGTGAGCTGGAGCCGGGACCCCACTCTGCTACACCAGG GCTGCCTCAGGCCGGCCCCCCACGGCCTCGCTCTGCCCCCGCCTTTTCTCCTATTTCCTGTACTCTCTCTGACTCCCCATCCCGGATTTGTTACAGCAGGGGGCTCTTGAACCAATGTGAGGTTTGTTTTGTCCCTAAATCACCACCATTCACTATTTCTCCCAGGGTCTGA